DNA from Clarias gariepinus isolate MV-2021 ecotype Netherlands chromosome 11, CGAR_prim_01v2, whole genome shotgun sequence:
AATTTGGCgctatattattgttatttttaatattactataataataaactcGCATTTGTTCTGCTAACCAATGTTTAAACAATTGACATTGACAGATTACCGACAAACTCCTGTTTTGTTCTCTTATTTTACATCatatatttaaggtttaattaaaaaatatatataatattttttttttgtttaaaagatatcTAATATGTTGGTGTCAAATTTTAACCAATTTTGAATATAAATTTTGCACACACTTGCTTTGGCCAGCAAATTAAGCTGCTTTTTCGAAACAACGCAGGCAACTAATCTTGCCATGTATTGATCagacattatattttatatgttgtctcttccccccccccccaccaccacctctCAGGCCTGGCTGTCTCTCGCTTTCGTATCGGAGACCAGGAATTTGATGCACTACCTGCCCTGCTGGAGTTTTATAAGATACACTACCTGGACACCACTACTCTGATCGAGCCCATCAACAAAGCCAAGTACTCTGGGATTGGTCTTGCTAGCACGGGGCCGGGAGGCGTTCCTCAGAGGTTTGAAGAGGAATATGTCCGTGCTTTGTTCGACTTCCCTGGCAATGACGACGAGGACCTACCCTTTCGAAAGGGCGATGTCCTGCGTGTCCTGGAGAAACCCGAAGAGCAGTGGTGGAACGCGCAGAATTCAGAAGGCCGTGTGGGTATGATCCCTGTGCCGTATGTTGAGAAATTCCGGCCTGCTTCTCCCACTTCAGGGACTCTGTGTGGTGGAGGAACGGGCACCGTGGGGAACTCGGATGGCCACAATTCCCAACCTCCTCTGCTCGGCGAGCCAGGCCCGTATGCCCAGCCTACGTCTTTACCCAATTTGCAAAACGGGCCTGTGTTGGCCAGAGCGGTTCAGAAAAGAGTACCCAATGCCTATGATAAGACAGCGCTTGCTTTAGAGGTAAATTATCAATTgagagaattattttttttttttttattattatttttaagaattctttcaataaaattttttccCCCGGTTCAGGTTGGCGACTTGGTAATGGTGACAAAGATCAACGTGAACGGTCAATGGGAAGGCGAGTGCAAGGGAAAGAGAGGTCATTTTCCCTTCACGCATGTGCGCTTACTGGATCAGCACAACCCCGACGATGACCCGAGCTGAAAATGAAGACTTGGTTTTCCTATACAGCCCTTAAATGCACACACCCTCTCCTCTCACACCTCATAACTGACATGCCCAGCAGTATCTTCTTCTACTAGATCCTTTTCCTGTATGTCCGTTAATTCTGTGCCATCATGTCGTTCATGCCAATATATACAGCCATTTCCTGATTAGATCTTATGCAACAGTTCAAGTTAATCGTTCAGTAGACACTAAGCGCCATGGACATTTCAGTAGTTTGCCATAGATTGAATGTTGGTATGATGattgtgcattaaaaaaaaaaaaaaagaagagaaacacACAAAAGAGGACAAGTCTGCTTGGACTCAAAATATAAGCAGTTTGGTGTTGCTCTAAGGGACTGTTGCTCGGCGGTTGAGTAGCATACACTACTCGTACTGATTTGCTAATATCCGGCTGCATTGAAGGTTTGATTTGTTTGGAGCCTTCCGTCACACTACAAATAATCTACCACGTGATTATGTACAAGATGTCTGCGAGAAAATGCTGATCATACACGTATTGTTTACTATTATATGCTAAATTTTGTATTCCTTTAAGCATTATTGTGCACACAGAAGTATTTTTGTGTTAAGTCTTTGTTTGTTAAACCAtccttttaatttcttattgaTCACTAGAGGAAAGGCTTTCTGGCCCGTTGGAcactttatttagcatttacAAATCAATTTTGGTTGGGTGCGAGAGCACAAGTTCACTCTATTGAACTTGTGTGTCTGGTAAAAGCAGTAGTactttattgtaatgtttttttttgttgttgttttgtttcgttTAACCTATTTACGCTACCCCACTACAGTATCACATGAAGATGCAACCAATTCTACCACTTTGATAAACACAGTGAGATTGTACATGTCactgtgtaaaatgtaaatgcctCAACAATGTCTCTCTAGAAGTGTCTAGAACACTACAGTAGTTTTCTCATTTATGATTGTTTTATGTACTTGTAAGCCGGCTGAGTATCAGTTTAACCGTACAGCAATATTTGCGATCACACTTCACTGCTTTATAGTGGCAATGTTATCACTCattatatataacaataatagttCCTTTAACCAGCTGTTTGCCTTTTATTGTAAAAGCGCCAAATAACTGAAGCGAATCATCTTTAATATAGTCTCATAAGCAACTGATAAAATAGTGTACAAGGATCATAACAAGCCCGCTTGTATTTaaacagtgtatttttttttgtgtgtgtgttttcgtttTAAATGAAATTGACTAAATGAACAAATGTATAGTATTAATTTGAAAGACCATCAGAACACACCAGGGGCATGATTTTTCTTAGCAGTCATTTGAATGATTAAAATTAACATCGTGTTTAATGATTTGAATAGGCACAATCACCTGAGAAGTTTTACCCTCCATTATAACCGAAATGTGAAGTTTGGGTATGAAGAAGTAATAAATAGGCTAAGTCAAATTTATTCGTCACATTAATGaaggattttctttttctgttttagtgCTAAATGCTAATAAGTGATAAGGCAAGTATATATGGAGCATAAAATCTCATTGGAAGTATGCCCCTGTTTCTACAGGTCGAAGACAAAAATCTAATttgaaacattaaataaagcCATAAAATATTAGATGTTAACAATGGAAGCTTTAAACCAGTTTTTCAGGCTGCTTTGATATTTTATTAGTACACATTATAAAAGATAACTTTCCTACCTGATTTCCTCATTTCTGTCATAAACGGTATAAAATGAAGATCAATAGAGGCTTAAGGTGAGTCTTATTTCTGAgctaatttttttcattgttccaTTCCTTTGTCATTTTAACTAATCTACCCAAGAAAAGAACCACAGTGAGTTATGTCCAAGTCTGAGATGTGTCAATGtcccatactttttttttgtacttaaagtattatttttattgcctTTAGTAAAATTGACATATTTACTTATGACATTAATCTACGTTCATCTACGTCCTTTCATAAAacatctaaatgttttttttttccttttctcggATCAGCCTGTCTCTGTACATGAAATGAAGATAACCCCAATAGTAAACTATTTAAACCCTGTTCTTTTGTCTGTCAGTCATTTTGAGGAGCACACTGTATGTGACTAATTTACATGTACTTATTAATGCCAAATACATATTGGCTTAAAGGAAAATATTGAGTGGCCCAAAAATCAGGAATCATAGACATTTTTTCTTATAAGAAATGTGCTATTacaaaaaacagtattttatttcagacaCAAGATGATAAAAACGtagtattatattattttattatggaaGTTGGTAGTCTATCAGAATCGGCCCAGTCGACTTCCTAAATGagaaaataagcaaataattaGCTTatagattttcattttttatttatttttttattctgtgtataGACAAAGGCTGGTAAGTCAGAGAATGTCAGTTTGAACATTTgctgtaatttatatttaaaaaatgttttgcctaTGGATCCAGACTTTTGGGCCACCCTGTCAGTTCGTAGTCGTTCATCAACCAGTTACCACTTAATCCTGGTAAGTGCAGttgtaaattcaattcaattcaattttatttgtatagcgcttttagcaattttcattgccgcaaagcagctttacacaatcaaaataattatttaagtttgtatgaaatgtgaatttgtatgaatcaaaatggtcagtttgtaaATTCAAACTCAAATCATGGTAAATCAGAAAAACACCCAATAAGATATAAGAGATCAATCCATTGTGCTGCCCCTATTCACATGTCGACCCATGAACATTGGAGCCATGATGAGGCACTGCATTGCACCACCATACACCATTTCCACATCACATAGTCTTGTCAAAACAGAGGCTATTCAAAAAAATCTCAATGGTTTCCTGCTCAGATCAAGTCTTGCATTGTTGagcttttaagaaataaaaactgaactaCTAATGGTTTGACATTTTATAAACTGCACTGTAATTATATGTGGATCTTTTGCAAGTTGTTACAAAGCTAACAGCACACACTTATATAGAATGGCTTTGTATGCATTACAGTTTtcctttacatttaggcatttggcagacgctcttatccagagcaacttacatttttatctcattacacatctgagcagttgagggttaagagccttgctcaagggcccaacagtggcaacttggtggttgtggggtttgaacctgggatcttccgaaccgtagtccaatgccttaaccactgagctacccctggccctttaCTGAAGCCAAAGTTGTTACAGCATCACAATGTTCCTATGCACAATGAGATGTTCATGGTAACAAGTTTTGCCAAGGTTGGAGAGAAGGAAATTAAATGAATTGTTTGTTGGCCAATAGTAccttccagtttttttttttcctagtttgTTTTCTCAGTCTAcaaatacacagatcagccagaacattatgaccacacgtctaataatgtgttgttcccccttttgccaccaaaacagcaatGCACTTGTGTACATGTTTGTCCTGcatatgtcctgaccactgcagaccagaaacatcccacaagagctgcagtttttgagttgctctgacccagtcatttagccatcacaatttgtcccttgtcaaaatcactcaaatccttttgcttgctccttttttttgtttgtttccaacACATCAGCTTCAGGACAAAAGGTTCACTTTCCTGCCTAAtctatcccacccacttccagccacCATTGTAACCAGAAattgtaactgtagctactgtgacaaGAGCTAAATTATGACGGCtggacaactgggtcagagcaactccaatactgcagctcttgtgggatgttcccaggctacagtggtcaggacataccaaaagtggtccaaggaaggaagaaaatcatgaaccagtgacagggtcatgggcggcCAAGGCTCTAAGATGCActtggggagtgaaggctggcctgtgtatTCTGATCCAATATAAGAGCTACTATAGCGCTAATTGCTGTAATTTTTGGTTTCCATAGAAAGGTATTAAAAGATTTTGTTGGCACAAGGGGGGAACTTAGCCaatattaatcaaataattataatgttatgtctgatcGGCGTATATAGCATGTTTCAGGGTCGAATGCTTGGTTACTGGGGTCTGTACCATTACTTTGAAAATCTGATGTGAGGTATTGTGCACTTGTAACTCTATAGGGATATATTTAGAAATTAATGACTACTCTTATTCTTGTACAGAAAATTATTCAGGAGGTACAGTTACAGTAATCAGGCTTTTTATGGATTATTGCAGAGCCTACTAGTCTTTACGACAATGATTTCCAGTTTCTATGCACAAGGGAAGAAAATATAGGTCCAgattatatatatgtaaacCGGGGATTCTCGTGGATTATGACTAAGTGATATAGCAATTCCAAATTACAAAGAGCTAACTGGTATTAATTTCATCCTtccatccatttaggaacctctgtagtccaaacACTGACCGTGGATGCCCACAatcaccattgtatttattcccatttttatacaacacaatcacacactacgggcaatttgccCCAagtcttttttccttctctgcAGACAAAAGTGGGTACTGATTTTGTCCACATACATGCAATGGTTTTCAAAGTGGGCCAAAACAACCAGAGTCCAGGAAGCAGATGTTGGTTTTTGCGAAGAATCTGCATTGAACAGtcgatattgagatgtgtctgctacttatgatctgtaaagccttcataacagtcctaatctgaggtgctgtttgttagtgatttctgaggctggtaactctaaatactGACCTtcaacaatactgttcttgcgagAACTATTCCTGAACATGAGATTCTCTCCTGTTGCTGTCGTTGgtgttacataattacataatgccacatgttatttcatattttttaaatctccagtatcgttttagaatgtagaaaattaatccaaacctgtgtccaaacttttggcttgtactgtatgttatcactcactcatcttccataccgctttatcctgtattcagagtcacggggacctggagcctatcccaggaggcttagggcacgaggcagggtacaccctggacagagtgccaatccatcacagggcacacacacataaacacttattcacacaccatgggcaatttgggcatgccagttagcctaacctgcacatctttggacagtgggatgaaaccggagtacatgaaggaaacccaccaagcacggggagaacatgcaaactccatgcacacagagacatgaatcaagcctggccgtgaatcgaacccagaccctggaggtgcaaggcgacagtgctaaccactacaccaccatgctgcctactgtatgttattatttttcttaaatcataTGGGATTATGAGCtgcggtttccttccacagtctgaaCACATGCAGGGTagcctaattggtgttccccaaaataattgcctgtagtgtttgaatgagcatgtgatcctgtgtgtgtgtattccctgcgatggactggcacagCATACAGCGTATACCCTACCCGTCTACccaaagtcttctgggataggttccagacACCTCATGACACTCTGTACAGAATAATctgggcagcacggtggcttagtggttagtggcACCTTCTCTTGGTGACTTGCTGGTTTCCCTCTCGTTACTGCAGTTTTCCAtcaacatgcagattaggctaactggtgttcccaaattgctcgtcttgttgtgtgtgtcagtgtgtgtgccctgtgatggattggcaccctgtccagggtgtcccccaagtctcctgggatagattCCAGGTCCTCGGCGACTCTTTATTACAcgaggataaagtggtatagactataaatgagtgagtgagtgagtgagagaatctgtgggatttAATTTGCAGTTGAGGAGTTCCTGGGTTCccagaaacagagagagggagatttaAATCACAACGaggaaaatttaaaatgtaactgaaacaaataaatacatattaataacaatttaataataaatataaacacacgCGCTTAAAATTGTtgtcaattatttaaaaaaaaaaaaaaaaatatatatatatatatatatatatataaacccttTCAGAATGGATGAAGGATTAAGTAAAGTCTATGGTTGGTCCTTGCTGCTGTTGTCTAAAGTTCCCGGATGAAAGCCGCCGCCATTTTTTCTCCAGTTTGACCGGCGGACGCGCTTCAGCACCATTCAGGCTGCAGCTGCTGGCTTGTGCGAGGGCCCGCTGCTTCACTCCCATCTCTCTTCTCAAGATCTCGTCGCTGAAGTACACTTATTCATCATGGCTAACCGGGAGGATTTGGTATATCAAGCTAAGCTTGCCGAACAAGCCGAGAGATACGACGGTAAGCTTGAATTTGAaggaagatgtgtgtgtgtgtgtctgtaaacgCTTagacccccccacccccctaaCGCGAGCCCTAGCGTAGGGTTTCCTCGCTAGCTTCTAGTTAGCATGGTAGCTAATTTTAGCTCGCGCGGTATTCATCGTAAGCGCCCAGTTTCGACTGGTATAAAGCCGTGTAGATGGGCTGCTTTTGAACGAGAATGCGTTTCGCCTGAAATTAAACTACTTGGCTCATCAGAATTCGATGAAGATGGAGACGTTAGTGGAACAGACAAAATGGCGGATAGTTATTGGGCGAGGCGAGCTGTTGCTAGCCAAGGCGGCGGCAGTGGCGGCGGGAGGGAGTTACAGACCTCTACACCCCACCTGACACCGAGTGATTTAATTATAGGTTGCAGTAATCGTGATTAGACAAATTTACTGGTTTGCTCTTTGAATAAATCACGGTTGTCACGCAGCAATGGCGTCAGTGACGTTATGTCCAACATGCTAAGTTAGGGTACAGCGTGAAGTAGCTACCACAAGCAGGCTGAGCTCGtgtagtaagtgtgtgtgttgtgttgcggAGGTATACTCCTTAGGctggtgcaaaaaaacaaacaaataaaaggactattttttttaaagacagcatTTTGTATTCAGACATGGCGTAAGCTAGCATAGTCACATTATAAACTGATGCATTCAGACACAAAGCCCCAACAGTCTAATCTAATTGACATGTCCCTGAAATCAAAACTAATCTTTAAAAAGACTCTGTGCTGACAATAGGACTGATACCGTCTGCCAAAAATATTGAATCAATGATGACTCATCCTGGACTAGTCGTGTGCTCATCCAATGAGATCCTCTCTAGAATGTATAAGCCCCTCCCCATAGTGGTTGCAAATTCACCtacagtgtgtttgtgaaaatatatatatatatatatatatatatatatatacacacacacacacacacacacacacacacacctcggcataaaaattttttactcGTTCCAGaggtgaatttttttatttatttattgcaaagCCATTTTTGCTCcttaggaaataatgtaaatgtatataatgcGTTCCAGCCATTCGAAAATATTACCAAGATCACCAATTTTCAACACGATAATCATATTAATGCATATAAAATCAATcagaacatttacaaaagatatgcaagtgaagtaaaatataaaatcaaaagacgttaaacctcacttaactttaatttataattccCCTTACCattggctgctttaaaaatctaaactggaaaaaaaaatctctcttctTTTTGCTGCCTTTCTTTCTTGTCAACATTCTTGGGAACCATAGAAACCCTTCAcccttcactaaatcttgcacaacatacaaaagaaaacaaccCCACTAGGAAAAAAATGGCTCCCTGGCGTATggtgaaaa
Protein-coding regions in this window:
- the crk gene encoding adapter molecule crk, producing the protein MAGHFDAEDRGSWYWGRLSRQEAVSLLQGQRHGVFLVRDSITSPGDYVLSVSENSKVSHYIINSISNSRQSAPGLAVSRFRIGDQEFDALPALLEFYKIHYLDTTTLIEPINKAKYSGIGLASTGPGGVPQRFEEEYVRALFDFPGNDDEDLPFRKGDVLRVLEKPEEQWWNAQNSEGRVGMIPVPYVEKFRPASPTSGTLCGGGTGTVGNSDGHNSQPPLLGEPGPYAQPTSLPNLQNGPVLARAVQKRVPNAYDKTALALEVGDLVMVTKINVNGQWEGECKGKRGHFPFTHVRLLDQHNPDDDPS